Proteins from one Polynucleobacter wuianus genomic window:
- a CDS encoding UDP-2,3-diacylglucosamine diphosphatase: protein MMHYRAIWISDVHLGTSGCQANYLLDFLKHNEADKFYLVGDIIDGWRLKKSFYWPQAHNDVVQKLLRKARKGTEVIYVPGNHDESARQFFGMSFGDVKVVEEVIHTTLDGKKLWVTHGDLFDGVMQYAKWLAYVGDTLYSFILYINRYFNMLRVKMGLQYWSLSQYLKHQVKNAVSYIADFEHIMAREARLRGCDGVVCGHIHKAEIREIDGLLYCNDGDWVESLTALVETQNGELKIIHWPHIKGEPVETPEITFQPAIELLIKEAVL, encoded by the coding sequence ATGATGCATTACAGAGCCATCTGGATTTCAGACGTACACCTAGGAACATCAGGGTGTCAGGCTAACTACCTCCTAGATTTTTTAAAACATAACGAAGCAGATAAGTTTTATCTTGTTGGCGACATTATCGATGGCTGGAGACTAAAAAAGTCATTTTATTGGCCTCAAGCTCATAACGATGTAGTACAAAAACTATTACGCAAGGCTCGCAAAGGTACTGAAGTAATTTATGTCCCGGGAAATCATGACGAGAGCGCGCGTCAATTTTTTGGCATGTCATTTGGCGATGTCAAAGTAGTGGAAGAAGTTATTCACACTACATTAGATGGAAAGAAACTCTGGGTTACTCACGGAGATCTGTTTGACGGTGTTATGCAGTACGCTAAATGGTTGGCCTATGTGGGAGACACCTTGTACTCCTTCATTCTTTACATTAATCGTTACTTCAATATGTTGCGAGTCAAGATGGGCTTGCAATATTGGTCACTATCGCAATACCTAAAGCATCAAGTTAAAAATGCAGTGAGCTACATAGCCGACTTTGAGCACATTATGGCCAGAGAAGCCCGCCTACGCGGCTGTGATGGCGTCGTTTGTGGTCATATTCATAAAGCTGAGATTCGTGAAATTGATGGACTTCTCTATTGCAATGATGGTGATTGGGTAGAAAGTCTAACTGCATTAGTCGAAACCCAGAATGGTGAACTAAAAATTATTCACTGGCCACACATTAAGGGTGAGCCAGTTGAAACCCCTGAAATTACCTTCCAACCTGCTATTGAGTTACTCATTAAAGAGGCTGTCTTATGA
- a CDS encoding lysophospholipid acyltransferase family protein, with product MSIDQAITEKQTPFLIRFGLWLAIWAHVISGVVTLFIVFPSATSQTKRFHIQKWSVRLLKIFGIELRVTNPNILPSDSYLLSSNHISWIDIHAINAFKPIRFVAKSEVENWPIFGWMAKQLGTVFIKRDSSRHAHFVVGSISEVLQSESVCIFPEGTSTDGKSVRPFKPNFFESAVMADVPVYSIAIRYLSKITELRSDVPAFVGDMGLLESMSNILKHRNLIVELTLFPPPGASPQQPRDRKWLALHSHEQISSYLSGANPK from the coding sequence ATGAGCATTGATCAAGCAATTACTGAAAAGCAAACTCCATTTCTTATCCGTTTTGGCCTTTGGTTGGCTATTTGGGCGCATGTCATTTCCGGAGTGGTCACACTTTTTATCGTATTTCCGTCTGCCACTTCACAAACTAAGCGTTTCCATATTCAAAAGTGGTCAGTACGTTTACTCAAAATATTTGGTATCGAATTGAGAGTTACAAACCCAAATATCCTTCCTAGCGATTCTTATCTGCTTTCATCAAATCATATTTCCTGGATAGATATTCATGCGATCAATGCATTTAAGCCGATTCGATTCGTTGCTAAATCAGAGGTTGAGAATTGGCCGATATTTGGTTGGATGGCAAAGCAATTAGGCACCGTGTTCATTAAACGTGATAGTTCAAGGCACGCTCATTTTGTTGTAGGATCAATCAGCGAGGTCTTGCAATCAGAGTCTGTTTGCATCTTTCCTGAGGGCACTTCAACCGATGGTAAAAGCGTAAGACCGTTTAAGCCCAACTTTTTCGAGTCTGCGGTCATGGCTGATGTACCTGTTTACAGCATAGCAATTCGATACCTATCTAAGATCACCGAACTCCGTTCTGATGTACCAGCATTTGTAGGAGATATGGGACTTTTAGAGTCCATGAGCAATATCCTCAAACACCGGAATCTGATTGTCGAATTAACCCTTTTTCCACCCCCTGGGGCCTCACCTCAGCAGCCTAGGGATAGAAAATGGCTTGCCCTTCACAGTCATGAACAAATCTCAAGCTATTTAAGCGGGGCTAATCCTAAGTAA